The DNA segment CCCTTGCGAGCAACTGCGCGAATTCCATTTACATTCCAAGAAAATATTTTCATAATTATCGTTCTTTTTTGTTATTATGAAACTTTTTATGGACTTCTCCAAGCTGTTTGTTCGTTATGTGTGTGTAAATCTGTGTTGTTGATATATTTGAGTGCCCCAAAAGTTCCTGAACGGAGCGAATATCTGCTCCGTTGTATAAAAGGTCGGTTGCAAAACTATGACGAAGGATGTGTGGGGTAACCTTTTTTGATATTCCGACTTCTCTCGCCAATCGTTCTACAATTCTTTCTACGGAGCGAGTTGTTATGCGAAGTGTTTCTCCTTTTTTCGCTGAGTGGTTTATAAACAGCGCTTCGTCGGTGTCTTGTCTTGCGTTAAGATAATTTTTTATTGCTTCTTTTGCTGACTTGGACAAAAAGACAACTCTCACTTTGTCTCCCTTTCCTCTGACCACTACATCATCTCTTGTTAGGTCTATGTAGCGAGGTAGGGAACAGAGTTCAGAAACACGAAGCCCTGTTGAGAAAAGTGTTTCCAAGATTGCTTTGTTTCTTAAATCTTTTATTGTCTTGCCGTCTGATGATGAAAGCAATCTTTTCAGTTCATCTATTGTTATCAGATCAAGATCTCTCATTGCTATTTTTGCAAGTGGGATTGCATCAGGGGAGAGTGTTTTGATGCCTCTTGCTCTGCAGTATTTCAAGAACATCCTGAGCGCGATGAGGTGGTAGTTTTGTGTGTTGGTCTTTACAGAACCTTCGTGTGTTTTCTGTCTGTTGAGCCAGAGTCGGTATTGCCGTACGCTTTCTTCATCTATTTTTTCAACTGTATCAATTTTTGTATGCTCAAAAAAGCGCTCAAGATATCGCTGGTAATTCTCAACAGTTTTCACCTGCCGACCTTTCTCCACTTCAAGATATTCCAGAAATTGCCTTAATATGTCTTTTATCTTCATAATATTATGATAATGTCGCAAAATAAATAGGTGGTTTCAAAATGCTTATTTTTAGTGTATAATCCCAGCATACGCATATGTTAACAAAGACAAAACCAAGAAAAGTCGGTCTTCATGAAAAAGATACAGGGTCTCCTGAGGCTCAGGTTTTATTTATTACAGAGAGGATTGATGAGATAGCAAATCATCTGAAAAAAAATAAAAAGGATGTACCTGCTCGAAGGGGACTTTTGAGATTGGTTTCGGAAAGAAGAAAACATTTGCGTTATTTACAAAAGAAAAATAAAGATAGATATAGAGCTCTTGTAAAAAAGCTCGAATTGAACTAATTAAATAAATTGATTATGAGTATTATTCAACACCCTGATCAAAGGGTTGGAATTTTCATAGACACACAAAATCTTTATCACAGCGCGAGAAACCTTTACAATAAAAAAGTTGATTTTAGCAAAGTAGTTAAGGTTGCTCTTGCAAAGCGACGCCTTATAAGAGCAATTGCTTATGTCATAACAACAGAGGCAGGTGATGAGACTATGTTTGTGGAAGCATTATCCAAAATGGGAGTGGAAGCAAAAGCGAAAGACCTACAGGTATTTCCTGGTGGTGTAAAGAAAGCAGACTGGGATGTCGGCATCGCAGTTGATTCCATAACCCTCGCACCAAAGCTTGATGTTGTCGTTCTTGTAACAGGCGACGGAGACTTTGTTGCTGCTGTTTATTATCTTAAGATGCTTGGTTGTCAGGTTGAAGTTGTTACCTTCGGACAATCCTGTTCATCTCGACTTAGAGAATCCGTTGATTTATTTACTGATTTATCGGAATCTCCCAAGGACTTTTTGTTGGGGTAAATTATGAAGACAGAGAGAACCTACACCCATAAAGAAAAGGATGGGGAAATAGTTGTTTCATTTAATGATCTCGCCGATCAAGCGTGGAGTTCTGTTCTTGTAAGAAAAAACGGAACTGTTGTTCTTGTAACGGTAACTGCTTCAGAGAACATAAAAGATACAGATTACTTTCCTCTCAGTGTTGAGTACATAGAGAGGTATTATTCCATAGGCGCAATTCTGGGCAGCCGTTTCATGCGAAGGGAAAACCGACCTTCAGATCAAGCGATACTTAATGGTCGTATTGTTGATAGGACGATAAGACCTTTGTTTGATGATTCAATAAGAAATGAAGTGCAAGTGGTTGTAACAGTTCTTGGTATTGGAACTGCCAACCCTGATGTGCTTGGAGTTCTTGGTGCGTCTCTCGCGCTTGGAACATCTGCTATACCTTGGAGAGGACCGGTGTCTGCTTCTCGGATAGCGAGAAAAAATAGAGGTGATGAGTGGGAGACAAATCCAGAATATAAATTAAACGACAGTTATTATGACTGTGAGATGTTGGCTTGTGGAGTTGAGGAAGGAATTAATATGATTGAACTTGAGGCGGAAGAGGTTGAAGAAAAAGATGTTTATGATGGACTGAATATAGCGTTTGAGGAGATAAAGAAACTACAGGCATTCCAAAAAGAGGTTATAAATAAAGAAAAAATGGGGAAGGCGCATTTTCCTCTTCAGACAACACCGCAAAGTGTTTCGGCATTGTTTAACGAAACGATGGGTGCGAAAATTAAAGACACCATCTTTGGTTCGCAGGGAAAAGAGGGTATTGGAAAAGCAGAGAGTGAGTGGATGCAGGTAGCTGAAGACAGGTTGTCGGCAGACGAATTAAAGTTTGCAGAAAGATGTTTTTCTGATGCAGTTGATGAGATTGTGCATAAAGAAGCAGTAGTCAACAAAAAGAGGGTTGATGGACGAGATATGGATTCTATTCGCCCACTTTTTGCAAAAGCCGGAGGTTTTGCAGAAGCGATACACGGAACTGGAATTTTTTACAGAGGGGGAACACATGTCCTAACAGCTTTGACACTTGGCTCTCCTGGGGATGGTCTTCTTTTGGATACGATAGAGGATCAAGACACAACAAAACATTTTATCCATCACTATAATTTTCCTCCATACTCAACGGGTGAAACAGGAAGGTTTGGCGGAACTAATCGCCGTGCAATAGGTCACGGCGCACTTGCAGAAAAAGCGCTTCGTCCAATAATACCAGACAAAGAAATTTTTCCATACACGATAAGGTTGGTCTCAGAGTGTATGGCTTCCAACGGCTCTACTTCTATGGGTTCTGTGTGTGCGAGCACCCTTGCTCTGATGGACGGTGGCGTTCCGATAAAATCAACTGTTGCCGGCATTGCGATGGGACTCATGAATTATAAAGATGATTATTGCATTTTGACAGACATACAAGGACCCGAAGACCATTATGGCGATATGGATTTGAAAGTTGCAGGAAGTAAGGTTGGAATAACTGCCATACAAATGGATGTGAAAGTGGATTCTGTTTCTATTAAAGTGTTAACAGAAACAATTGATAAAGCGAGAATTGCGAGAGAGAAGATAATAGATGTGATACACGAGGAGATACCAAAGCCACGCACGGAATTATCAAAAGATGCGCCACACATAAAATCACTCAAAATAAATCCCGACTTGATAGGTAAAGTTATTGGATCAGGTGGCAAGACGATAAAAGCAATAAAAGAATCATCCCTTGCTGACACTATTGATGTTGAGGATGACGGAACAATTTTTATATCAGGAACAAAAGAAGCAACAGAAAAAGCATCTCAAAAGATAGAGAGCATCACACATGAATATAAAGAAGGTGAAGAGTTTGATGGCGAGGTTGTAAGTGTTACTGATTTTGGCGCGTTTGTGAGCATAGGAGCAGAGGCTGAAGGTCTTGTTCATGTGTCCGAATTCGCACCTGAGAGGATTGATTCTCCAGGTAAATTGGTGTCCGTGAGAGATATCGTTCCGGTTGTAATCAAAGAGATAAAAGAAAATAACAAAATTTCCTTATCAATAAAAGACAGAGATCCTAAGTTTTTTGCTGAAAAATTAGAGAATTTGCCAAAAGTGCAGACACGCCCACCTGCATTAAGACAGAAAAAGAACTATGGAAATGAACGAAGAAAAAAATACCAAAGAAAATAACAGCCATACGCCAGTGCCGCACAAAGACGGGGATGAGAAACAGAGATCCCATCTGAAACATCTTGGCTACACAAAAGCCATGCATACCATCAAGGATGATGCGGCAAGGGCAAAAAAAGATGAGGGTGCAGAAATTAAAGACACAAGAAGGGGTTTGTTAAAGAAAGATGTGAGAATACCATTAAACGATGGAAAATTTCAGTTTGGGCTTCAACAAAATGAGGATAGTTCAATAAGAATGATAAAGTATTTTACTGCGTTTCTTTTGATAGTTGGTTTAATTGGTGTCGGCATCTGGGGTTGGGGTTTTTATAGTAAAAATTCAGTAGGGGATGTTTCTGATAATCGCGAGGAGGAAGAGGAAGAATACAACTTGCTATATGCAGAACAAACAATTCCTTTGCCGATTAATGTTGAAAATGATAATTTAATCTCACAAATACAAAAAGTATTGGCAGGAAATTACAGCGCATCAATTTTTGTGGAAATCAGACCAGTTAATCGCACAGGAACTGAGGAAGACTTTGTTGATGAGGCGGTTGATTTGATAACATTTATGAAAGCAGTTGACATTGCGCCTCCGTCTGGATTTCCAAGACAGGTTGCAGAAGAATTCTTTTTTGGCTTTTTAGTGGAAAAACCAAGCGAACCAATTCTTGTTTTTCCAGTATTGTTTTTTGAGAACGCAGTTTCAGAAATGTTTAAGTGGGAGGGCACTCTCTTTGAAAACCTAAGAGGTATTTTTAATATAACCGAAACCCCTTTAAGAGATTCTTCGCGACAAAACACTCTGACAAATTCTATGTTTGAAGATGTTCTTATACAAAATACAGATGCGAGGGCTGTCATAAATGAAGGCGGGGAGTATATTTTGATATATTCTTTTGTTGATAGGAAAACTCTGCTTATAGCAGGGGGCGAAAAGTCCTTTATAAGAGCGGCTAACAGAATCAGGTCTCAAAGTGTGATTAGGTAAAATTTATGCTATACTTTTTTTACAATGAATAAAGACGATATAAAATATCTCAAAAAGAAGCTTGAAGCAGAGAAAAAGATACTTGAAGGAGAGTTGGGTGAAATATCAATAAAAAAATCAGATGGCGGACCTTGGATTCCTGCGCCACCACAAGATGATGTAAATATCACAGAACCAGAAGACATGGC comes from the Candidatus Campbellbacteria bacterium genome and includes:
- a CDS encoding tyrosine-type recombinase/integrase, yielding MKIKDILRQFLEYLEVEKGRQVKTVENYQRYLERFFEHTKIDTVEKIDEESVRQYRLWLNRQKTHEGSVKTNTQNYHLIALRMFLKYCRARGIKTLSPDAIPLAKIAMRDLDLITIDELKRLLSSSDGKTIKDLRNKAILETLFSTGLRVSELCSLPRYIDLTRDDVVVRGKGDKVRVVFLSKSAKEAIKNYLNARQDTDEALFINHSAKKGETLRITTRSVERIVERLAREVGISKKVTPHILRHSFATDLLYNGADIRSVQELLGHSNISTTQIYTHITNKQLGEVHKKFHNNKKER
- the rpsO gene encoding 30S ribosomal protein S15; the protein is MLTKTKPRKVGLHEKDTGSPEAQVLFITERIDEIANHLKKNKKDVPARRGLLRLVSERRKHLRYLQKKNKDRYRALVKKLELN
- a CDS encoding NYN domain-containing protein codes for the protein MSIIQHPDQRVGIFIDTQNLYHSARNLYNKKVDFSKVVKVALAKRRLIRAIAYVITTEAGDETMFVEALSKMGVEAKAKDLQVFPGGVKKADWDVGIAVDSITLAPKLDVVVLVTGDGDFVAAVYYLKMLGCQVEVVTFGQSCSSRLRESVDLFTDLSESPKDFLLG
- a CDS encoding polyribonucleotide nucleotidyltransferase, which produces MKTERTYTHKEKDGEIVVSFNDLADQAWSSVLVRKNGTVVLVTVTASENIKDTDYFPLSVEYIERYYSIGAILGSRFMRRENRPSDQAILNGRIVDRTIRPLFDDSIRNEVQVVVTVLGIGTANPDVLGVLGASLALGTSAIPWRGPVSASRIARKNRGDEWETNPEYKLNDSYYDCEMLACGVEEGINMIELEAEEVEEKDVYDGLNIAFEEIKKLQAFQKEVINKEKMGKAHFPLQTTPQSVSALFNETMGAKIKDTIFGSQGKEGIGKAESEWMQVAEDRLSADELKFAERCFSDAVDEIVHKEAVVNKKRVDGRDMDSIRPLFAKAGGFAEAIHGTGIFYRGGTHVLTALTLGSPGDGLLLDTIEDQDTTKHFIHHYNFPPYSTGETGRFGGTNRRAIGHGALAEKALRPIIPDKEIFPYTIRLVSECMASNGSTSMGSVCASTLALMDGGVPIKSTVAGIAMGLMNYKDDYCILTDIQGPEDHYGDMDLKVAGSKVGITAIQMDVKVDSVSIKVLTETIDKARIAREKIIDVIHEEIPKPRTELSKDAPHIKSLKINPDLIGKVIGSGGKTIKAIKESSLADTIDVEDDGTIFISGTKEATEKASQKIESITHEYKEGEEFDGEVVSVTDFGAFVSIGAEAEGLVHVSEFAPERIDSPGKLVSVRDIVPVVIKEIKENNKISLSIKDRDPKFFAEKLENLPKVQTRPPALRQKKNYGNERRKKYQRK